A single window of Acidimicrobiia bacterium DNA harbors:
- a CDS encoding DUF1385 domain-containing protein encodes MAKQPEARYMGGQAVMDGVMMRGATTWAVALRTEEGDVDVVVHDAPQWAERWSRVPLVRGVVTLAESLTLGMRALMWSASRQLPEEEQISSGALGWAMGIALVLFTALFILLPALAAKGLGGLVGHSGWQFDVAEGVLRLGIFLGYLALIARMADVRRVFQYHGAEHKAIAAYENDVELTPESAQRFTTEHVRCGTNFLLTVMVLTIVVYAFVGRPSWLVLVASRIVLIPVITALSYEVIRFAAKHMDRRWVRAAMRPGLVLQRMTTREPTLDQLEVAIASLRAVLTAEQLAEVDGRARMPRVDPLVNPAFGS; translated from the coding sequence GTGGCCAAGCAGCCCGAGGCCCGCTACATGGGCGGGCAGGCGGTCATGGACGGCGTGATGATGCGGGGCGCCACGACGTGGGCCGTCGCGTTGCGCACCGAGGAGGGCGACGTCGACGTCGTGGTGCACGACGCGCCGCAATGGGCGGAGCGGTGGTCGCGCGTCCCGCTCGTCCGCGGTGTGGTCACGCTCGCGGAGTCGCTCACGCTCGGCATGCGCGCGCTGATGTGGTCGGCGAGCCGTCAGCTCCCCGAGGAGGAGCAGATCTCGAGCGGCGCGCTCGGCTGGGCGATGGGCATCGCGCTCGTGCTGTTCACCGCGCTGTTCATCCTCCTGCCCGCGCTCGCCGCCAAGGGCCTGGGTGGTCTGGTCGGTCACAGCGGCTGGCAGTTCGACGTCGCGGAGGGCGTCCTGCGCCTCGGCATCTTCCTCGGCTACCTCGCGCTGATCGCCCGCATGGCGGACGTGCGGCGGGTGTTCCAGTACCACGGCGCCGAGCACAAGGCGATCGCCGCATACGAGAACGACGTCGAGCTGACGCCCGAGTCCGCGCAGCGCTTCACGACCGAGCACGTCCGCTGCGGGACGAACTTCCTCCTGACCGTGATGGTCCTCACGATCGTCGTCTACGCGTTCGTCGGCCGTCCGAGCTGGCTCGTGCTGGTCGCGTCCCGGATCGTGCTGATCCCCGTGATCACCGCGTTGAGCTACGAGGTGATCCGGTTCGCCGCGAAGCACATGGACCGGCGGTGGGTCCGCGCGGCGATGCGTCCCGGTCTGGTGCTGCAACGCATGACCACTCGCGAGCCGACGCTCGATCAGCTCGAGGTGGCGATCGCGTCGCTGCGCGCCGTGCTGACCGCCGAGCAGCTCGCCGAGGTCGACGGGCGTGCGCGCATGCCGCGCGTCGACCCGCTCGTCAACCCGGCGTTCGGCTCGTAG
- a CDS encoding TetR/AcrR family transcriptional regulator, with translation MATASETTPTRPLPRAERHAAILRGAAVAFAGGGYAGTSMEDIAAASGITKLIVYRHFDSKEELYRAVLQRVFDRLAEEFLAEYARPGTASIGARSLLTVAREDPAGFQLLWRHAAREPAFAEYARELRDHAVDASRALLAGRVDASVHEWAAQTVVSYLVDATLNWLDHGDAARDDVFLDMTSVALRAAILGWSGAATSRTPG, from the coding sequence ATGGCAACCGCGTCCGAGACCACCCCGACCCGCCCGCTCCCCCGAGCCGAGCGCCACGCCGCCATCCTGCGCGGCGCCGCTGTCGCGTTCGCGGGCGGGGGCTACGCGGGCACCTCGATGGAGGACATCGCGGCGGCGTCCGGCATCACCAAGCTCATCGTGTACCGGCACTTCGACTCCAAGGAGGAGCTGTACCGCGCCGTGCTGCAGCGGGTGTTCGACCGCCTCGCCGAGGAGTTCCTCGCCGAGTACGCGCGGCCCGGGACCGCGAGCATCGGCGCGCGGTCGCTGCTGACGGTCGCCCGTGAGGATCCTGCCGGCTTTCAGCTGCTCTGGCGGCATGCCGCGCGCGAACCCGCGTTCGCGGAGTACGCGCGGGAGCTGCGCGACCACGCGGTCGACGCATCACGCGCGCTGCTGGCGGGCCGTGTCGACGCGTCCGTGCACGAGTGGGCGGCGCAGACGGTCGTCAGCTACCTCGTCGACGCGACGCTGAACTGGCTCGACCACGGCGACGCCGCACGCGACGACGTCTTCCTCGACATGACGAGCGTCGCGCTGCGCGCCGCGATCCTCGGTTGGTCGGGCGCGGCTACGAGCCGAACGCCGGGTTGA
- a CDS encoding LLM class flavin-dependent oxidoreductase, whose product MKFGIFYEHQLPRPWTDESEHELLKDALEQCALADRLGIDYVWEVEHHFLEEYSHSSAPELFLAAVSQRTRDIRLGHGIVQTPPPFNHPARVAERIATLDLLSDGRVDFGTGESSSEAELGGFLVDPVQKRAMWEEGLRVALRCLTEAPFTGFAGDYVTMPPRNVVPKPRQKPHPPVWVACSRRDTIHLAAQKGIGALTFAFIDPEEAEHWIADYYDTLERECVPIGDTVNANLACVTPFMCHPDEEEALRRGLEGANFFGYSLAHYYVFGRHRPGVTDVWAEYQSLRAEKGYSPEAVIAAAQHSDRLGAKAVEQGVSGLRGAIGTPDQLRAFLRRYEEYGVDQVIFVSQAGKNRHEDIMESLELFGREVLPEFKDRDAAQQRSKAARVEPIVDKALARKPDADHPPLPSPDYDFPAIPRAIADRSGSDDFHAWLDKVAEERAAGREDIFPRLS is encoded by the coding sequence ATGAAGTTCGGCATCTTCTACGAGCACCAGCTCCCGCGCCCGTGGACCGACGAGTCCGAGCACGAGCTGCTGAAGGACGCGCTCGAGCAGTGCGCGCTCGCGGACCGGCTGGGCATCGACTACGTGTGGGAGGTCGAGCACCACTTCCTCGAGGAGTACAGCCACTCGAGCGCGCCCGAGCTGTTCCTGGCCGCGGTGTCGCAGCGCACGCGCGACATCCGTCTCGGTCACGGCATCGTGCAGACGCCGCCGCCGTTCAACCATCCGGCGCGCGTCGCCGAGCGCATCGCGACGCTCGACCTCCTCTCCGACGGCCGCGTCGACTTCGGCACCGGTGAGTCGAGCTCCGAGGCCGAGCTCGGCGGCTTCCTCGTCGACCCCGTACAGAAGCGTGCGATGTGGGAGGAAGGGCTGCGCGTCGCGCTCCGTTGCCTGACCGAGGCGCCGTTCACCGGCTTCGCAGGCGACTACGTCACGATGCCGCCGCGCAACGTCGTCCCCAAGCCCCGGCAGAAGCCGCATCCGCCGGTGTGGGTCGCGTGCAGCCGCCGCGACACGATCCACCTCGCCGCGCAGAAGGGGATCGGCGCGCTCACGTTCGCGTTCATCGACCCCGAAGAGGCCGAGCACTGGATCGCCGACTACTACGACACGCTCGAGCGTGAGTGCGTCCCGATCGGCGACACGGTGAACGCGAACCTCGCGTGCGTCACGCCGTTCATGTGCCATCCCGACGAGGAGGAGGCGCTGCGACGCGGTCTCGAGGGCGCGAACTTCTTCGGGTACTCGCTCGCGCACTACTACGTGTTCGGCCGGCACCGTCCCGGCGTCACCGACGTCTGGGCCGAGTACCAGTCGCTGCGCGCGGAGAAGGGTTACTCGCCGGAGGCCGTGATCGCGGCCGCGCAGCACTCCGACCGGCTCGGGGCCAAGGCCGTCGAGCAGGGCGTGTCCGGTCTCCGCGGCGCGATCGGCACGCCCGACCAGCTGCGCGCGTTCCTCCGTCGCTACGAGGAGTACGGCGTCGACCAGGTGATCTTCGTGAGCCAAGCCGGCAAGAACCGCCACGAGGACATCATGGAGAGCCTCGAGCTGTTCGGCCGGGAGGTCCTGCCGGAGTTCAAGGATCGCGACGCGGCGCAGCAGCGGAGCAAGGCAGCGCGTGTCGAGCCGATCGTCGACAAGGCGTTGGCCCGGAAGCCCGACGCCGACCACCCGCCGCTGCCCTCGCCCGACTACGACTTCCCCGCGATCCCGCGCGCGATCGCGGACCGGTCGGGCTCCGACGACTTCCACGCGTGGCTCGACAAGGTCGCCGAGGAGCGGGCGGCCGGCCGGGAGGACATCTTCCCGCGCCTGTCGTGA
- a CDS encoding DUF1800 domain-containing protein, with protein MSVSDRERVSHVVRRLSVGAHPDVVGALRTTDDAIARALDLSAPAAPPPTLAPPATEEESRRVAAITEPLAWWIGRMRADSRLIEERLVWFWHDHFATSIAKVRVPYLMWQQHLTIRRYATGSFADLLHAMAKDPAMLVWLDGVTNTARQRNENFGRECMELFTLGRNAGYTQDDVVAASRAFTGWVVDVPFRRNAVAAGAAPYAAAFVPRRHDAGTKTLLGATGDFDLEGALDVILDHPAAARFVATKLHRELVGVDPDPPTVARLAATFRRDWGVLSLVEAIVTSPAFTSDAAVRAKVRTPLEKLVTLLQAVPSRAPAHAANGGGKAALAALRRMGYVPFAPPNVGGFPKGAPLLGPHELVHALDLLAAIGGPPPEAFTADVDALFARFGVFDVAPASRAVVASHDDPVTRVALVLTSPEVALT; from the coding sequence GTGAGCGTCAGTGACCGTGAGCGGGTCTCGCACGTCGTGCGCCGGCTCTCGGTCGGCGCGCATCCCGACGTCGTCGGCGCGCTCCGGACGACCGACGACGCGATCGCGAGGGCGCTCGACCTGTCCGCTCCCGCGGCACCCCCTCCGACGCTCGCGCCGCCGGCCACCGAGGAGGAGTCGCGCCGTGTCGCGGCGATCACCGAGCCGCTCGCGTGGTGGATCGGTCGCATGCGCGCCGACTCCCGCCTGATCGAGGAGCGGCTCGTGTGGTTCTGGCACGACCACTTCGCGACGAGCATCGCGAAGGTGCGCGTGCCGTACCTGATGTGGCAGCAGCACCTCACGATCCGCCGGTACGCGACGGGCAGCTTCGCCGACCTCCTGCACGCGATGGCGAAGGATCCGGCGATGCTCGTCTGGCTCGACGGTGTGACGAACACCGCGCGTCAGCGGAACGAGAACTTCGGCCGCGAGTGCATGGAGCTGTTCACGCTCGGTCGGAACGCGGGCTACACGCAGGACGACGTCGTCGCGGCGTCACGCGCGTTCACCGGCTGGGTCGTCGACGTGCCGTTCCGGCGCAACGCGGTCGCGGCCGGTGCGGCGCCGTACGCGGCGGCGTTCGTCCCCCGGCGCCACGACGCGGGCACGAAGACGCTGCTCGGCGCGACGGGCGACTTCGACCTGGAAGGCGCGCTCGACGTCATCCTCGACCATCCCGCAGCCGCGCGCTTCGTCGCGACGAAGCTCCACCGCGAGCTCGTCGGCGTCGATCCCGACCCGCCGACCGTCGCTCGGCTCGCCGCGACGTTCCGCCGCGACTGGGGCGTCCTCTCGCTCGTCGAGGCGATCGTCACGAGCCCGGCGTTCACCTCGGACGCCGCGGTGCGCGCCAAGGTGCGCACTCCACTCGAGAAGCTCGTCACGTTGCTGCAGGCGGTCCCGTCCCGGGCGCCGGCACACGCCGCGAACGGGGGCGGCAAGGCGGCCCTCGCCGCGCTGCGCCGTATGGGGTACGTCCCGTTCGCACCGCCGAACGTCGGCGGCTTCCCCAAGGGCGCGCCGCTGCTCGGCCCGCACGAGCTCGTCCACGCGCTCGACCTCCTCGCCGCGATCGGCGGACCGCCCCCGGAAGCGTTCACCGCGGACGTCGACGCGCTCTTCGCACGCTTCGGTGTCTTCGACGTCGCACCCGCGTCGCGCGCGGTCGTCGCGTCGCATGACGATCCCGTGACCCGCGTCGCGCTCGTGCTCACCTCACCCGAGGTCGCGCTCACATGA
- a CDS encoding DUF1501 domain-containing protein, giving the protein MTGEPRRVTRRQFLTGAGIVATAAVAGGYGVSVWTRDAPTTKKQARTVAHGDPRGTLVVVELGGGNDALNMVVPNDPAYRALRPTLGVSDPIHLDDETGLHPKLVKLAERYRRGQVAIVEGVGYPDPNLSHFASLATWWSAHPGGSLDTGWLGRYLDATVGFDDPLALVAIGPTPSPAVLGERSFATSIADATGLTPRLPAWADRASDVVAAWRGFAPAPVDPVTLTERVDDALRLTVSARDELRATLGTGGAPAASDVGAAPGGALVDELELAGRLVAGRRRPRVVYVSGTGDFDTHQGEATRHPALMADLDTGIDRLFTAAGPAGKDLLVMTVSEFGRRPAENGSGTDHGTAAAHLLVGSSVRGGRHGARPSLARLDQHGNPVATVDFRALYASVLRDWLHADPEPVLDGAFGGLRVVA; this is encoded by the coding sequence ATGACTGGCGAGCCGCGCCGCGTCACACGCCGGCAGTTCCTCACCGGCGCAGGCATCGTCGCGACCGCCGCGGTCGCGGGTGGCTACGGCGTGAGCGTCTGGACGCGCGACGCGCCTACGACGAAGAAGCAGGCGCGCACCGTTGCACACGGTGATCCACGCGGCACGCTCGTCGTCGTCGAGCTCGGCGGCGGGAACGACGCGCTCAACATGGTCGTGCCGAACGACCCGGCGTACCGCGCGCTGCGGCCGACGCTCGGCGTCAGCGATCCGATCCACCTCGACGACGAGACCGGCCTGCACCCGAAGCTGGTCAAGCTCGCGGAGCGGTACCGCCGCGGCCAGGTCGCGATCGTCGAAGGAGTCGGGTACCCCGACCCGAACCTCTCGCACTTCGCGTCGCTCGCGACGTGGTGGTCGGCGCACCCGGGGGGCTCCCTCGACACGGGCTGGCTCGGCCGCTACCTCGACGCAACCGTGGGGTTCGACGACCCGCTCGCGCTCGTCGCGATCGGTCCGACACCGTCGCCTGCCGTGCTCGGCGAGCGGTCGTTCGCGACGTCGATCGCCGACGCGACCGGTCTCACGCCGCGCCTGCCGGCATGGGCGGACCGCGCGTCGGACGTCGTCGCGGCGTGGCGCGGGTTCGCGCCGGCGCCGGTGGATCCCGTCACGCTCACCGAACGGGTCGACGACGCGCTCCGCCTGACCGTCTCGGCCCGTGACGAGCTGCGCGCCACGCTCGGCACGGGTGGCGCTCCCGCGGCGTCCGACGTCGGCGCCGCGCCCGGCGGTGCGCTCGTGGACGAGCTCGAGCTCGCCGGGCGTCTCGTCGCCGGACGCCGTCGCCCGCGCGTCGTGTACGTCAGCGGGACGGGCGACTTCGACACCCACCAGGGCGAGGCGACGCGCCACCCCGCACTGATGGCGGACCTCGACACCGGCATCGACCGGCTGTTCACGGCCGCCGGCCCGGCCGGGAAGGACCTGCTCGTGATGACCGTCTCCGAGTTCGGTCGCCGGCCCGCGGAGAACGGCAGCGGCACCGACCACGGCACCGCGGCCGCGCACCTGCTCGTCGGGTCGTCGGTGCGCGGCGGACGCCACGGCGCGCGGCCGTCGCTCGCCCGTCTCGACCAGCACGGCAACCCCGTCGCCACCGTCGACTTCCGTGCGCTGTACGCGTCCGTGCTGCGCGACTGGCTCCATGCGGATCCCGAGCCCGTGCTCGACGGCGCGTTCGGAGGCCTCCGCGTCGTCGCCTGA
- the prfA gene encoding peptide chain release factor 1 yields MLPRDRLADLEAELEKLESNLPEIYASGDQQATRDAGRRHAELKPLVDAWRDYKRTEDDVAEAKELLGNEDDAEMREFLRGEVTEKEARLGAIDAHIKELLLPRDPNDGKNVIVEIRGAVGGEEANLWAADLYRMYQRYAEAHGWRVEPMSSQPSEMGGFREVTFVVKGPDAWTRLKYEAGVHRVQRVPVTESQGRVHTSAATVAVLPEAEDIAIDVDPNDLEIDVYRSTGPGGQSVNTTDSAVRITHKPSGLVVTCQDEKSQLQNKEKAMRILRSRLLQIEQERQQQELSSARRSQVKSGDRSDKSRTYNYKENRVTDHRVNLTVKALDRVLEGDLDEIVDALAAAERSEQLAASDS; encoded by the coding sequence ATGCTCCCCCGCGACCGCCTCGCCGACCTGGAGGCCGAGCTCGAGAAGCTCGAGTCGAACCTGCCCGAGATCTACGCGTCGGGCGACCAGCAGGCGACGCGCGACGCCGGCCGCCGTCATGCGGAGCTCAAGCCGCTCGTCGACGCGTGGCGCGACTACAAGCGCACCGAGGACGACGTCGCGGAGGCGAAGGAGCTTCTCGGCAACGAGGACGACGCCGAGATGCGCGAGTTCCTGCGCGGCGAGGTCACGGAGAAGGAAGCGCGGCTCGGCGCGATCGACGCGCACATCAAGGAACTGCTCCTCCCGCGCGACCCGAACGACGGCAAGAACGTCATCGTCGAGATCCGCGGCGCGGTGGGCGGCGAGGAGGCGAACCTCTGGGCCGCGGACCTCTACCGCATGTACCAGCGCTATGCCGAGGCGCACGGCTGGCGCGTCGAGCCGATGTCCAGCCAGCCGTCCGAGATGGGCGGCTTCCGCGAGGTGACCTTCGTCGTGAAGGGGCCCGACGCGTGGACGCGCCTGAAGTACGAGGCCGGCGTCCACCGGGTGCAGCGGGTCCCGGTGACGGAGAGCCAGGGCCGCGTCCACACGAGCGCGGCGACCGTCGCGGTGCTCCCCGAGGCGGAGGACATCGCGATCGACGTCGATCCCAACGACCTCGAGATCGACGTCTACCGGTCGACGGGACCGGGCGGGCAGTCCGTCAACACGACCGACTCCGCGGTCCGCATCACGCACAAGCCGTCGGGACTCGTCGTCACGTGCCAGGACGAGAAGAGCCAGCTGCAGAACAAGGAGAAGGCGATGCGGATCCTGCGCTCGCGCCTGCTGCAGATCGAGCAGGAGCGCCAGCAGCAGGAGCTCTCGTCCGCGCGGCGCAGCCAGGTGAAGAGCGGTGACCGCTCCGACAAGAGCCGGACGTACAACTACAAGGAGAACCGGGTCACCGACCACCGTGTCAACCTGACGGTGAAGGCCCTCGATCGCGTGCTCGAGGGCGATCTCGACGAGATCGTCGACGCGCTCGCGGCCGCCGAGCGCAGCGAGCAGCTCGCCGCGTCGGACAGCTGA
- the prmC gene encoding peptide chain release factor N(5)-glutamine methyltransferase translates to MASWRQLLDDATRALDAAGVTAASTEARWMLEEVSGYDAAELLANRGDDAPARAVARLQGMVARRAAGEPLQYVLGHWSFRDLDLLVDPRVLIPRPETEVVAEVALDEAVRLGARRGRPRTFTRSHTPRPFTIADLGTGSGALALALATQLPEAEVWATDVSEDALAVARANLAGIGTAATRVRVASGSWFDALPPFLRGHVRLVVSNPPYVANREMQSLPADVADHEPMEALVSGPTGLEAIERILADAPSWLVANGSVVCEIAPHQSVDAVAVALEHGFEEAFTRPDLAGRERVLVARRRIGWPGWPTSSTSTRCSSGSGTGPRP, encoded by the coding sequence GTGGCGAGCTGGCGACAGCTGCTCGATGACGCAACCCGTGCGCTCGATGCCGCCGGTGTCACCGCCGCCTCGACCGAGGCCCGGTGGATGCTCGAGGAGGTCTCGGGCTACGACGCGGCGGAGCTGCTCGCCAACCGGGGCGACGACGCGCCCGCACGCGCGGTCGCCCGTCTGCAGGGGATGGTCGCGCGGCGCGCCGCCGGCGAGCCCCTGCAGTACGTCCTGGGTCACTGGTCGTTCCGCGACCTCGATCTCCTCGTCGACCCGCGCGTCCTGATCCCGCGTCCCGAGACGGAGGTGGTCGCCGAGGTCGCGCTCGACGAGGCGGTGCGGCTCGGTGCGAGGCGCGGCCGGCCGCGCACGTTCACACGTTCCCACACGCCGCGGCCGTTCACGATCGCCGATCTCGGGACGGGATCGGGCGCGCTCGCGCTCGCGCTCGCGACGCAGCTCCCCGAGGCCGAGGTGTGGGCCACCGACGTGAGCGAGGACGCGCTGGCCGTCGCGCGCGCGAACCTCGCCGGGATCGGGACCGCCGCGACGCGTGTGCGCGTCGCGAGCGGCTCGTGGTTCGACGCACTGCCGCCGTTCCTGCGCGGCCACGTGCGTCTCGTCGTGTCGAACCCGCCGTACGTCGCCAACCGCGAGATGCAGTCGCTGCCCGCGGACGTCGCGGACCACGAGCCGATGGAGGCGTTGGTGAGCGGCCCGACCGGCCTCGAGGCGATCGAGCGCATCCTCGCGGATGCGCCGTCATGGCTCGTGGCGAACGGTTCCGTCGTGTGCGAGATCGCACCGCACCAGAGCGTCGACGCCGTCGCGGTCGCGCTCGAGCACGGATTCGAGGAGGCGTTCACGCGGCCAGACCTCGCGGGACGCGAGCGCGTGCTGGTCGCGCGGCGGCGGATAGGGTGGCCGGGATGGCCGACGAGCTCGACGTCGACGCGATGCTCCAGCGGTTCCGGGACCGGGCCGAGGCCGTGA
- a CDS encoding DUF983 domain-containing protein, translating into MGRRVVTVQPSRARTMWWGFTRRCPRCGSGHLFRRYFTLVPDCPRCGLHFERESGYFVGALAINMIVVGGVFAAVFVALVAATVPNIPVAPLLAVLVPLMLFAPILYYPFSKTVWMAVDRAYLQRMDRFEIFDERSS; encoded by the coding sequence GTGGGCCGGCGCGTCGTGACCGTCCAACCGAGCCGTGCACGCACGATGTGGTGGGGCTTCACACGGCGATGCCCGCGCTGCGGCAGCGGTCACCTGTTCCGCCGGTACTTCACGTTGGTGCCCGACTGTCCGCGCTGCGGGCTGCACTTCGAGCGTGAGTCCGGCTACTTCGTCGGTGCGCTCGCGATCAACATGATCGTGGTGGGCGGCGTGTTCGCGGCCGTGTTCGTCGCGCTCGTCGCGGCGACCGTCCCGAACATCCCGGTCGCACCGCTGCTCGCGGTGCTCGTACCGCTCATGCTGTTCGCGCCGATCCTCTACTACCCGTTCTCGAAGACGGTGTGGATGGCGGTGGACCGCGCGTACCTGCAGCGGATGGACCGGTTCGAGATCTTCGACGAGCGGTCGTCCTGA
- a CDS encoding PD-(D/E)XK nuclease family protein, whose protein sequence is MTARDDVRPAAIVALNATSLVQWRRCRREYRIARMLGIPASDEGPSPDLGVAVHAMLRQVHTTGTGSCRDGAHVVDVLAAHGFDGDGPMHAFVERHARRCPEGAVWSAHELDLARFHRLPAPMFMATGRIDAVWIHDGIADARDYKTGAPPTSEHLRDDPRARLQAWLLAPRAARKGLRVRVRYEFLSPEVVDDPVPFEPDDDELADIEEEMRAVVGEMWQEQEYAGVADPTTCGWCRYRSICRDSAAPAVAAWPVPPGVNV, encoded by the coding sequence GTGACGGCGCGCGACGACGTCCGCCCGGCCGCGATCGTCGCGCTCAACGCGACGTCGCTCGTCCAGTGGCGGCGGTGTCGCCGCGAGTACCGGATCGCGCGCATGCTCGGCATCCCGGCGAGCGACGAGGGCCCGTCGCCCGACCTCGGCGTCGCGGTGCACGCGATGCTCCGGCAGGTGCACACGACCGGAACGGGCTCCTGCCGTGACGGCGCCCATGTGGTGGACGTCCTCGCCGCGCACGGCTTCGACGGTGACGGGCCCATGCACGCGTTCGTCGAGCGTCATGCACGTCGCTGCCCGGAGGGCGCGGTGTGGTCGGCACACGAGCTCGACCTCGCCCGGTTCCATCGCCTGCCGGCACCGATGTTCATGGCGACGGGGCGCATCGACGCCGTGTGGATCCACGACGGGATCGCCGATGCGCGCGACTACAAGACGGGCGCGCCGCCGACGTCCGAGCACCTCCGGGACGACCCGCGGGCGCGCCTGCAGGCCTGGCTGCTCGCGCCGCGCGCGGCCCGCAAGGGACTGCGCGTGCGCGTGCGCTACGAGTTCCTCTCGCCGGAGGTCGTCGACGACCCGGTGCCCTTCGAGCCCGACGACGACGAGCTCGCCGACATCGAGGAGGAGATGCGCGCGGTGGTCGGCGAGATGTGGCAGGAGCAGGAGTACGCGGGCGTGGCGGACCCGACCACGTGCGGGTGGTGCCGGTACCGCTCGATCTGCCGCGACAGCGCCGCGCCCGCGGTCGCCGCATGGCCGGTTCCGCCCGGCGTGAACGTCTGA
- a CDS encoding DUF4012 domain-containing protein — MAADRERPRRRRWPYVVVFVAVVVAWLAFSAFSLLRARHDANLGMDLLRQARSTLTPTDVVRGQGADILAAAERDFARAHDRVDKPWLKPLEIVPVVGRQVRSIDALTGSARRVVAVGSDAMTRSRAQLSAPVVTGDARVQQVRALGSIASSAWRQLRSVDLGPGNALIGPLRDARTKFSHDLAKLRDALKNVDDASTGLAQLMQGPSRYLVVAANNAEMRAGSGMWLSAGLLDVQSGRFAVGDMRPTPDLALDPGVVPITGDLAARWGWTVPNQEWRNLMMSPQLPANAELAASMWRAQSPVPIDGVLVIDPVALQALLSASGPVNVDGKVIDADNVVAYVLHDQYYGASTETTQQAERREQLSAIARAAIQGIDQHGWDASKLVDQLRTAAQGRHVLAWSSNPVQEKAWEAAGISGTFPRDSLMVSMLNRGGNKLDQYLHVDPTLVVTPTATRTAATLQVAVSNQTPPDQPFYVEGPFPGTGLAAGEYLGILAVNVPADASNISIDNGAPLVAAGPDGDSRVVATYVRLARGQSRTLTVRFTLPAGARTIDVQPSARIPGEVWHFRDQQWVDSAARPLTW; from the coding sequence GTGGCTGCGGATCGCGAGCGGCCCCGCCGGCGGCGGTGGCCGTACGTCGTCGTGTTCGTCGCGGTCGTGGTCGCGTGGCTCGCGTTCTCGGCGTTCTCGTTGCTCCGCGCCCGCCACGACGCCAACCTCGGCATGGACCTGCTGCGCCAGGCCCGTTCGACCCTCACCCCGACGGATGTCGTCCGCGGTCAGGGTGCCGACATCCTCGCCGCCGCCGAGCGCGACTTCGCCCGGGCCCACGACCGCGTGGACAAGCCGTGGCTGAAGCCGCTCGAGATCGTGCCCGTCGTCGGGCGGCAGGTCCGCTCGATCGACGCGCTCACCGGCTCGGCCCGCCGCGTCGTCGCCGTCGGCTCCGACGCGATGACGCGCTCGCGCGCCCAGCTCTCCGCACCCGTCGTGACCGGCGACGCGCGCGTCCAGCAGGTCCGCGCCCTCGGGTCGATCGCCAGCTCGGCGTGGCGGCAGCTGCGATCGGTCGACCTCGGCCCCGGGAACGCGCTGATCGGCCCGCTGCGCGACGCCCGCACGAAATTCTCCCACGACCTCGCGAAGCTGCGCGACGCGCTGAAGAACGTCGACGACGCGTCCACCGGTCTCGCGCAGCTCATGCAGGGCCCGTCGCGCTACCTCGTCGTCGCGGCGAACAATGCCGAGATGCGCGCCGGATCGGGCATGTGGCTGAGCGCAGGGCTGCTCGACGTGCAGAGCGGCCGGTTCGCCGTCGGGGACATGCGACCCACGCCGGACCTCGCCCTCGACCCGGGCGTCGTCCCGATCACCGGCGACCTCGCGGCACGGTGGGGTTGGACGGTCCCGAACCAGGAGTGGCGGAACCTCATGATGAGCCCGCAGCTCCCGGCGAACGCCGAGCTCGCGGCGAGCATGTGGCGCGCGCAGTCGCCGGTGCCGATCGACGGCGTGCTCGTCATCGACCCGGTCGCGCTGCAGGCACTGCTGTCGGCGTCCGGCCCGGTGAACGTGGACGGCAAGGTGATCGACGCCGACAACGTCGTGGCCTACGTGCTGCACGACCAGTACTACGGCGCATCGACCGAGACCACGCAGCAGGCCGAGCGACGCGAGCAGCTGAGCGCGATCGCCCGCGCCGCGATCCAGGGCATCGACCAGCACGGCTGGGACGCCAGCAAGCTGGTCGACCAGCTGCGCACGGCCGCGCAGGGCCGTCACGTGCTGGCGTGGTCGAGCAATCCGGTGCAGGAGAAGGCCTGGGAGGCCGCGGGCATCAGCGGGACGTTCCCCCGGGACTCGCTCATGGTCTCGATGCTGAACCGCGGCGGCAACAAGCTCGACCAGTACCTGCACGTCGACCCGACGCTCGTGGTGACGCCGACCGCCACACGCACTGCCGCGACGCTGCAGGTCGCCGTGTCGAACCAGACGCCACCCGACCAGCCGTTCTACGTCGAGGGGCCGTTCCCGGGCACGGGCCTCGCGGCGGGCGAGTACCTCGGGATCCTGGCGGTCAACGTCCCGGCCGACGCGTCGAACATCAGCATCGACAACGGCGCGCCCCTCGTCGCGGCCGGCCCCGACGGCGACAGCCGCGTCGTGGCGACGTACGTGCGGCTCGCCCGGGGACAGAGCCGGACGCTCACCGTCCGCTTCACGCTCCCCGCCGGCGCACGGACGATCGACGTGCAGCCGTCCGCCCGGATCCCCGGTGAGGTGTGGCACTTCCGTGACCAGCAGTGGGTCGACTCGGCGGCCCGCCCGTTGACCTGGTGA